Proteins from one Shewanella pealeana ATCC 700345 genomic window:
- a CDS encoding TatD family hydrolase yields MKPIIDSHAHIDFPEFDNDRDALFLQMRSVGIENVLIPGVSADKWQRQIQVAKQYDCYYALGVHPWYSESASTENMSDLRGILKLRKGDCRLVAVGECGLDKLHKSNFTTQLNLFKEHIHIAMEFDLPLIMHVVKAHEEVIKCLRTESPHRKGVIHGFYGGPQLAQQYVNLGYKLGIGGLLLNDNAPKLQQTVAQLPLESFILETDSPAMTPKSSQNNRNTPLILPEIIKKMANLQKKSAVRISEQTFFNVSQLFDL; encoded by the coding sequence ATGAAGCCAATTATCGATAGCCATGCTCATATTGATTTTCCTGAGTTTGATAATGACAGGGATGCTTTGTTTCTGCAGATGCGTAGTGTCGGCATCGAAAATGTGTTGATCCCTGGTGTTTCAGCCGATAAATGGCAGAGGCAAATACAGGTTGCTAAGCAATATGACTGTTACTATGCACTAGGCGTTCACCCTTGGTATAGCGAAAGCGCATCAACAGAGAACATGAGTGATTTAAGGGGCATACTTAAGCTGCGTAAGGGGGATTGCCGGCTAGTGGCTGTCGGAGAGTGTGGTCTAGATAAGTTACATAAAAGTAATTTCACAACACAATTGAACCTTTTCAAGGAGCACATTCATATAGCGATGGAGTTTGATCTGCCTCTAATTATGCATGTTGTCAAAGCCCATGAAGAGGTCATTAAGTGTCTGAGAACCGAGAGTCCACACAGAAAAGGTGTCATCCATGGTTTTTATGGTGGGCCGCAATTGGCACAACAGTATGTCAATTTGGGTTACAAGCTAGGCATAGGTGGCTTGTTACTTAATGATAATGCACCGAAGTTACAACAAACAGTGGCGCAATTGCCATTAGAGTCATTCATTTTAGAAACAGATTCACCTGCTATGACTCCCAAATCCAGTCAAAATAATCGTAACACTCCATTAATTCTGCCTGAAATCATCAAAAAAATGGCAAATTTACAAAAAAAATCAGCCGTTCGTATTTCAGAACAGACGTTCTTTAATGTCTCGCAACTCTTTGACCTTTAA